The Lactuca sativa cultivar Salinas chromosome 2, Lsat_Salinas_v11, whole genome shotgun sequence genome includes a window with the following:
- the LOC111883419 gene encoding O-fucosyltransferase 31, which produces MKLHNSRRRFRSLCGLLVILLPALFASLFAQFGYASPSVLSDSSVPKLRHSRLLKSALQHQTLNEQQSDLWTPLANQGWKPCINSTSSSSSIPESSGYIQVFLDGGLNQQRMGICDAVAVAKILNATLVIPYLEVNPVWKDTSSFEDIFDVDHFMNVLKNDISIVRELPDEYTWSTREYYASAIRSTRVKNAPLHASANWYLENVSPVLESYGIAAISPFSHRLAFNNMSNDIQRLRCKVNFQALTFVPHVRNLGDTLVNRLRYPNHLQQVVDTKGKKGIGKFVALHLRFDKDMAAHSACDFGGGKAEKVALARYRKAIWQGRVLNSRFTDEELRNQGRCPLTPEEIGLLLVALGFDNNTRLYLASHKVYGGEGRISALRKLFPQIEDKKSLATSAERAQITGKASLSAAVDYYVSMHSDIFVSASPGNMHNAMVGHRAYLNLKTIRPNMALLGQIFMNKSMSWVDFQEAVVEGQKNRLGEIKVRKEKQSIYTYPVPDCVCINKVENDE; this is translated from the exons ATGAAGCTCCACAACTCCCGTCGCCGCTTCCGGTCACTTTGTGGCCTGTTAGTGATTCTTTTGCCTGCCTTGTTCGCTTCTCTTTTCGCTCAATTTGGTTACGCTTCGCCTTCGGTTCTTTCG GATTCAAGTGTTCCAAAGTTGAGGCACTCACGTTTACTCAAGAGTGCATTACAACACCAAACT TTGAATGAACAACAATCGGATCTTTGGACACCTTTAGCTAACCAAGGATGGAAACCTTGTATCAATTCTACTTCCTCTTCTT CATCGATACCCGAATCTTCCGGATACATCCAAGTATTCCTTGATGGTGGATTAAACCAACAAAGGATGGGG ATTTGTGATGCAGTTGCTGTAGCCAAAATACTCAATGCCACTCTTGTAATTCCATATCTTGAAGTGAATCCCGTTTGGAAAGACACAAG TTCTTTCGAGGATATTTTTGATGTGGATCACTTTATGAATGTATTAAAGAATGATATATCAATAGTTAGGGAATTGCCTGATGAATACACATGGAGCACAAGGGAATATTACGCTTCTGCCATTAGATCCACACGAGTTAAAAACGCACCTCTTCATGCTTCTGCAAATTGGTATCTTGAAAACGTGTCTCCTGTGTTAGAAAG CTATGGAATTGCTGCAATTTCCCCGTTTTCCCATCGGCTAGCTTTCAACAACATGTCCAATGACATCCAACGGTTGAGatgcaaagtcaactttcaaGCATTGACTTTCGTTCCTCATGTTAGAAATCTTGGAGATACGCTAGTTAATCGCCTTCGATACCCTAACCACCTTCAACAAGTAGTCGACACAAAGGGCAAAAAAGGAATAGGAAAGTTCGTTGCTTTACACCTTCGGTTTGACAAG GATATGGCGGCCCACTCTGCGTGTGACTTTGGCGGAGGAAAGGCGGAGAAGGTGGCTCTGGCTAGATACCGCAAGGCGATTTGGCAAGGACGCGTGTTGAATTCTCGATTTACAGATGAGGAATTGAGGAATCAAGGTCGTTGCCCTTTGACCCCTGAAGAAATTGGTTTGTTGTTGGTGGCTTTAGGGTTCGATAACAATACGCGCTTATACCTAGCTTCCCACAAGGTATATGGCGGCGAAGGGCGGATCTCCGCCTTACGGAAGCTATTTCCACAAATCGAAGACAAAAAGAGCCTCGCCACGTCAGCAGAAAGGGCGCAAATTACAGGGAAAGCTTCTTTATCGGCTGCGGTTGATTACTATGTCAGCATGCATAGTGACATTTTTGTTTCGGCTTCTCCTGGAAATATGCACAATGCAATG GTGGGACATCGTGCATACCTGAATTTGAAGACGATAAGGCCAAATATGGCGTTATTGGGGCAGATTTTTATGAATAAGAGCATGAGTTGGGTGGATTTTCAAGAAGCAGTGGTGGAAGGACAAAAAAATAGGTTAGGGGAGATTAAGGTAAGGAAAGAGAAACAGTCGATTTACACGTATCCTGTTCCTGATTGTGTGTGTATCAACAAGGTTGAAAATGATGAGTGA
- the LOC111883379 gene encoding mechanosensitive ion channel protein 2, chloroplastic, translating into MMAMTGSLNFSHKWGICKNQHYNKQFQGIPRSTKLHTLPSSLSSLASQHDSLSIKLSIQLQKPLTTAPNRFNLLKCNCVLNPTQSFGASAIKNTALALSSALQGKPIILKLLPAVGIVVFAVWGLGPLMRQSRNIFLHKSDGSWGKSSTNFVMTSYLQPLLLWTGAMLICSALDPIVLPSEASQIVIKRLLTFVKSLSTVLALAYCLSSAIQQTQNFLLEKNDATDTRNMGFQFAGKAVYTGVWVAAVSLFMELLGFSTQKWLTAGGLGTVLLTLAGREIFTNFLSSAMIHATRPFVVNEWIKAKIEGYEVSGTVEHVGWWSPTVIRGEDREAIHIPNHKFTMNVVRNMTQKTHWRIKTHLAISHLDVNKINSIVADMRKVLAKNPQVEQQRLHRRVFLENVDPENQALLILISCFVKTSHFEEYLCVKEGILLDLLRVISHHRARLATPIRTVQKIYNDADLDGFPFADSAFTRGRGPSNRPLLLMEPNYKVNTEDKSKSQTKSSSVKSNTNTKTPDSKTKDTPPPVAADVNVNVKNINKEVSVTDKKPNSDATSSSSVTEQKGSRVGSNAMEENIVLGVALDGSKRTLPIEDEEMESGGEVKELTKTASTKDKKDGNTPGSTGG; encoded by the exons ATGATGGCTATGACTGGTTCTTTGAATTTTTCTCACAAATGGGGAATTTGCAAGAATCAGCACTACAACAAGCAGTTTCAG GGCATACCTAGAAGTACCAAATTACATACACTACCCTCCAGTCTCTCATCACTTGCTTCA CAACACGATTCCCTGAGCATCAAGCTTTCTATTCAATTACAGAAACCATTAACCACTGCTCCTAACAGATTCAATCTATTGAAATGCAATTGTGTTCTGAATCCAACCCAATCTTTTGGGGCTTCTGCAATCAAGAACACTGCTCTAGCCTTGTCAAG TGCTTTGCAAGGTAAACCTATTATACTCAAGCTGCTTCCAGCAGTGGGAATTGTTGTTTTTGCTGTATGGGGTCTTGGGCCACTAATGAGACAAAGCAGAAACATCTTTCTCCAT AAAAGTGATGGGAGTTGGGGAAAGAGTAGCACAAATTTTGTCATGACCTCATACCTTCAGCCTTTGTTGCTATGGACAGGGGCAATGCTTATTTGCAG TGCATTGGATCCAATTGTTCTTCCATCAGAAGCTAGCCAAATTGTTATAAAACGCCTCTTAACTTTTGTGAAATCATTGTCAACTGTTCTTGCACTTGCTTACTGTTTATCCAG TGCAATTCAACAAACACAAAACTTTTTACTGGAGAAAAATGATGCTACTGATACAAGAAAC ATGGGGTTTCAATTTGCTGGAAAAGCTGTATACACAGGTGTATGGGTTGCTGCTGTATCACTTTTCATGGAGTTGCTCGGTTTTTCTACTCAAAAATGGCTTACTGCAGGAGGCCTTGGGACAGTTTTATTGACACTTGCTGGGCGTGAG atCTTCACGAATTTTCTGTCAAGTGCAATGATTCATGCAACAAGGCCATTTGTTGTGAATGAGTGGATTAAAGCAAAGATTGAAGGCTATGAAGTTTCTGGAACTGTAGAG CATGTTGGATGGTGGTCTCCTACAGTTATAAGAGGTGAAGATCGTGAAGCTATTCACATTCCAAACCATAAGTTTACTATGAATGTTGTGAGAAATATGACTCAAAAGACTCATTGGCGAATTAAAACTCATTTAGCTATTAGTCATTTAGATGTCAACAAGATTAAT AGTATTGTGGCTGATATGCGAAAAGTATTGGCAAAGAATCCTCAAGTAGAACAGCAAAGATTGCATAGGAGGGTATTTCTGGAAAATGTTGATCCTGAAAATCAAGCTCTTTTG ATTCTGATATCATGCTTTGTGAAAACTTCTCATTTTGAAGAGTACTTATGTGTAaag GAAGGGATCTTGTTGGATCTTCTGAGAGTGATTAGTCACCACCGGGCCCGACTTGCAACTCCAATCCGTACAGTTCAAAAGATATACAACGATGCTGACCTGGACGGCTTCCCCTTTGCTGACTCAGCCTTCACCCGTGGGCGGGGCCCTTCCAACCGCCCCTTGCTCTTGATGGAACCCAACTACAAAGTCAACACAGAAgacaagtcaaaaagtcaaaccaAGTCTTCTTCGGTCAAGTCAAACACCAACACCAAGACACCCGACTCCAAAACCAAAGACACACCACCACCAGTAGCTGCTGATGTTAATGTTAATGTTAAGAACATTAATAAAGAAGTGTCTGTAACAGATAAGAAGCCTAATTCAGATGCCACGTCATCATCAAGTGTAACAGAACAAAAGGGGTCAAGGGTTGGTTCGAATGCAATGGAAGAGAATATTGTACTTGGTGTTGCTTTGGATGGATCCAAGAGAACTCTTCCTATTGAAGATGAAGAAATGGAGAGTGGTGGTGAAGTCAAGGAGCTTACTAAAACCGCGAGTACCAAGGATAAGAAAGACGGAAATACCCCTGGCTCTACGGGTGGTTGA